In one window of Helianthus annuus cultivar XRQ/B chromosome 17, HanXRQr2.0-SUNRISE, whole genome shotgun sequence DNA:
- the LOC110921180 gene encoding uncharacterized protein LOC110921180 has translation MAGTLSLGFATSYTTAFTSVSIKRVRTSTCFRTKIRCIGWDPEGILGPPTTGHLARREFQRRLEKDADAREQFQRQVQEENERRRALRESRREPNNIEELVEYFLDTEAQELEFEIARMRPKLTNEFFTHLKFELGQLRFAVQKTEDMEDRVIELEALQKALLEGIGAYDKLQANIVKAKDNLNKIFTSKDVQATLLEMVEKNEINKSLLALLDENIVSARRSNQLQAAEYMEKVRGAVRKYYTV, from the exons ATGGCCGGTACTCTGTCTCTGGGTTTCGCTACATCCTACACAACCGCCTTTACTTCCGTATCTATCAAGCGTGTCAGAACTTCCACCTGTTTCAGAACTAAAATTCGCTGTATAGGATGg GATCCGGAAGGGATACTGGGGCCACCAACCACCGGCCACTTAGCCAGACGTGAGTTCCAGAGACGCCTTGAGAAAGACGCCGATGCTCGAGAACAGTTCCAACGTCAAGTACAAGAAGAAAACGAACGTCGACGTGCTCTGCGTGAG TCTCGGCGTGAACCGAATAACATTGAGGAGTTGGTTGAATATTTTCTTGATACTGAAGCTCAGGAGCTTGAATTTGAGATTGCTAGAATGCGGCCTAA GTTAACCAATGAATTTTTTACTCACTTAAAGTTTGAACTAGGACAGCTTCGGTTTGCTGTTCAAAAAACTGAG GATATGGAAGATAGAGTGATTGAGTTGGAAGCACTACAAAAAGCCCTTCTTGAAGGAATAG GAGCTTATGATAAACTGCAAGCTAACATAGTGAAGGCAAAGGATAACCTAAACAAAATCTTTACATCAAAGGATGTGCAAGCAACT TTACTGGAAATGGTGGAGAAGAACGAGATTAATAAATCTTTATTGGCACTTCTTGATGAAAATATAGTGAGTGCTCGCAGGAGTAACCAG TTACAAGCAGCAGAATACATGGAGAAGGTTCGTGGGGCTGTGCGCAAGTACTATACTGTCTAG
- the LOC110920810 gene encoding flavonoid 3'-monooxygenase, which produces MSKGVFATVSNGWSGWWGSGNTDEEAATTVIIITSLISIFYLAWMFTSKKSHAPLPPGPRPLPLLGNLLSLDPELHSYFAALAKTYGPISRLWFGKKLGILITSPALAREVLKLNDVTFADRDVPLAGKVGTYGGNDIVSLPYGDQWRMLRKICVREMLGNQILDSVYYLRRKEVRNTVKYLYSNVGSPVNVGEQMFLTTLNVITGMMWGGTVSSDNKERVGAEFRQLIGEMTGYLMTPNLSDLYPALAPFDLQGIVKNMKVLAKRLDGIFETMIDQRRKMGGEGNKDFLQFLLELKDSGDSNPPFTTTHLKALLMDMVVGGTDTTSTTLEFALAEMMRQPEILKKAQQELETVVGKDKVVEESHINKLPYLYAIMKETLRLHPILPLLVPHCPSESCVIGGYTIPKGARVFVNVWAIHRDPTIWETPLEFRPERFLDGKWDYTGNDFRYFPFGSGRRICAGTAMAERMFMYLLGSIIHSFDWGLEHGKEHDLSEKFGIVLKKKVALVAIPTPRLSNLKLYE; this is translated from the exons ATGTCGAAAGGAGTCTTCGCCACCGTATCCAACGGCTGGTCAGGGTGGTGGGGAAGCGGCAACACAGACGAAGAGGCCGCAACCACCGTGATCATAATCACCTCTCTGATTTCTATATTCTACCTGGCATGGATGTTCACATCAAAGAAGTCCCACGCGCCTCTGCCACCAGGCCCACGACCTCTACCACTACTCGGAAACCTCCTATCTCTTGATCCCGAACTCCACTCCTACTTTGCCGCCTTGGCGAAAACATATGGCCCAATTTCAAGGCTTTGGTTCGGTAAAAAACTGGGTATTCTCATCACCTCTCCGGCATTGGCCCGTGAGGTGCTAAAACTGAATGATGTCACGTTTGCGGACCGAGACGTTCCACTTGCTGGGAAAGTGGGAACATATGGTGGAAACGACATCGTTTCGTTACCATATGGCGATCAATGGCGGATGTTGAGAAAGATTTGCGTTCGTGAAATGCTTGGCAACCAAATTTTAGATTCCGTTTACTATCTACGCAGGAAAGAGGTCAGGAACACCGTGAAATACTTGTACAGTAATGTCGGGTCGCCGGTGAACGTTGGGGAGCAGATGTTTTTGACGACGTTGAATGTGATTACCGGCATGATGTGGGGTGGCACTGTGAGTTCTGATAATAAGGAGAGAGTGGGAGCAGAATTTCGGCAACTGATAGGTGAGATGACAGGATACTTGATGACGCCAAACTTGTCAGACTTATATCCGGCTTTGGCTCCGTTTGATCTTCAAGGAATTGTAAAGAATATGAAGGTGTTGGCGAAGAGATTGGATGGGATTTTTGAGACTATGATTGATCAAAGGAGGAAAATGGGTGGGGAAGGAAACAAGGATTTTTTGCAGTTTTTGTTGGAGCTTAAAGACAGTGGAGATTCGAACCCACCGTTCACCACCACTCATCTCAAAGCCTTGCTTATG GATATGGTGGTTGGAGGGACGGATACAACCTCGACTACACTCGAGTTTGCCTTGGCCGAGATGATGAGGCAACCCGAAATCCTCAAAAAGGCACAACAAGAATTAGAGACGGTGGTCGGAAAAGACAAAGTAGTCGAAGAATCCCACATCAACAAACTACCCTACCTATATGCCATCATGAAAGAAACTCTTCGATTGCACCCGATACTTCCACTCTTGGTACCCCATTGTCCTAGTGAGTCATGTGTGATTGGCGGCTATACAATCCCCAAAGGTGCTCGGGTGTTTGTGAATGTGTGGGCAATACATAGAGACCCAACCATTTGGGAAACCCCGTTGGAATTTCGACCTGAAAGGTTCTTGGATGGGAAGTGGGATTATACTGGCAATGACTTCAGATATTTCCCGTTTGGATCTGGGCGTAGGATATGTGCAGGGACCGCAATGGCTGAGCGGATGTTTATGTATTTGCTTGGATCCATAATCCATTCTTTTGATTGGGGATTGGAGCACGGAAAAGAACATGACCTATCTGAAAAGTTTGGGATCGTGTTGAAGAAGAAAGTTGCTCTCGTGGCAATTCCAACACCAAGGTTGTCAAACCTCAAATTGTACGAGTGA